Proteins from a genomic interval of Chanos chanos chromosome 3, fChaCha1.1, whole genome shotgun sequence:
- the tor1 gene encoding torsin family 1 — translation MTPLLTLISGHVHAVKIGKTAQEDTMRLRGTVVTVVVGAIWSLAVTDAIEPISTSLAVGMAAALTGFLATYQNMFYYFQECCHPEWISYNKTGLKIDLEKRLFGQHVASQVVLKAVTGFMNNKNPKKPLVLSLHGWTGTGKNFVSQLIAENIYREGMGSKYVHLFTATAHFPHEKNIDIYKSQLQEWIKGNVTNCARSMFIFDEMDKMLPGLIDSIKPYLDFYDQLNGISYRQAIFIFLSNAGGENIVKVALDFWSAGREREEIELKDLETALSLSVFNNKKSGFWHTSLIDKNLVDFFVPFLPLEYKHVVQCGMAEMAAKGLQPNKQVVDRMATDLNYFPKEERVFSQQGCKVISSRLDFYT, via the exons ATGACGCCATTACTAACTCTAATTTCGGGTCATGTTCATGCTGTTAAGATCGGTAAAACTGCGCAGGAG GATACAATGCGGCTGAGGGGGACCGTCGTTACCGTGGTTGTTGGGGCCATATGGAGTTTGGCAGTTACGGACGCAATCGAACCGATCAGTACCAGTTTAGCTGTCGGTATGGCAGCAGCACTTACGGGATTTCTCGCAACATACCagaatatgttttattattttcaagAATGTTGCCATCCAGAGTGGATCTCATACAATAAAACAG GCTTGAAGATAGACCTGGAAAAACGGTTGTTTGGTCAGCATGTGGCTTCGCAAGTGGTGCTGAAGGCTGTTACAGGTTTCATGAACAACAAGAACCCGAAGAAACCACTGGTCCTGTCCCTCCATGGCTGGACTGGCACTGGAAAGAACTTTGTCAGTCAGCTGATCGCTGAGAACATTTACCGTGAGGGAATGGGCAGCAAATATGTCCATCTGTTTACTGCCACCGCTCACTTTCCCCATGAGAAGAATATCGACATTTATAAA TCACAGCTGCAGGAGTGGATCAAAGGGAACGTCACTAACTGTGCTCGCTCCATGTTCATCTTTGACGAGATGGATAAGATGCTCCcaggtttgattgacagcatcAAGCCATACCTCGACTTCTATGATCAGCTGAATGGAATTTCTTACCGTCAGGcaatcttcatcttcctcag TAATGCTGGAGGAGAGAACATTGTAAAGGTGGCACTGGATTTCTGGAGCGCAGGAAGAGAACGAGAGGAGATTGAGCTGAAGGATCTAGAGacggcgctctctctctctgtctttaacaATAAGAAGA GTGGTTTCTGGCACACCAGTCTGATAGATAAGAACTTGGTGGATTTCTTTGTGCCTTTCCTCCCTCTGGAATACAAACATGTTGTACAGTGTGGAATGGCTGAGATGGCTGCCAAAGGCCTTCAGCCAAATAAGCAAGTGGTGGACAGAATGGCCACGGACCTGAACTACTTCcctaaagaggagagagtgttttCTCAACAGGGCTGCAAAGTAATCTCCAGCAGACTTGATTTCTACACCTAA